In Dasypus novemcinctus isolate mDasNov1 chromosome 23, mDasNov1.1.hap2, whole genome shotgun sequence, the following proteins share a genomic window:
- the LOC101422657 gene encoding zinc finger protein 705F-like isoform X4: MNKGENFNQALVTFKDVSVDFTQEEWDLLDTTQRKLFSEVMLENISNLVSVGYQVCKRDVLSQLEQEEVSREGIVFPQYQNPGRQYAFKTWEMIEMIFSQPTCRKDTSKTMSLVC; this comes from the exons ATGAAtaagggagagaattttaacCAG gCATTAGTGACCTTCAAGGATGTGTCTgtagacttcacccaggaagagtgggaccTGTTAGACACAACCCAAAGAAAGCTGTTCAGtgaagtgatgctggagaatatcagtAACCTTGTCTCAGTAG GATATCAAGTCTGCAAAAGAGATGTGCTTTCCCAGTTGGAACAGGAAGAAGTGTCGAGAGAAGGAATAGTTTTTCCTCAATACCAGAATCCAG GAAGGCAATATGCctttaaaacatgggaaatgatagaaatgatattcagTCAGCCTACCTGTAGGAAAGACACTTCTAAAACCATGTCATTG gtctgctaa
- the LOC101422657 gene encoding zinc finger protein 705F-like isoform X3, with product MPAQVLAMQSHALVTFKDVSVDFTQEEWDLLDTTQRKLFSEVMLENISNLVSVGYQVCKRDVLSQLEQEEVSREGIVFPQYQNPGRQYAFKTWEMIEMIFSQPTCRKDTSKTMSLVC from the exons ATGCCAGCTCAGGTTTTGGCAATGCAATCACAT gCATTAGTGACCTTCAAGGATGTGTCTgtagacttcacccaggaagagtgggaccTGTTAGACACAACCCAAAGAAAGCTGTTCAGtgaagtgatgctggagaatatcagtAACCTTGTCTCAGTAG GATATCAAGTCTGCAAAAGAGATGTGCTTTCCCAGTTGGAACAGGAAGAAGTGTCGAGAGAAGGAATAGTTTTTCCTCAATACCAGAATCCAG GAAGGCAATATGCctttaaaacatgggaaatgatagaaatgatattcagTCAGCCTACCTGTAGGAAAGACACTTCTAAAACCATGTCATTG gtctgctaa
- the LOC101422657 gene encoding zinc finger protein 709-like isoform X1 has product MPAQVLAMQSHALVTFKDVSVDFTQEEWDLLDTTQRKLFSEVMLENISNLVSVGYQVCKRDVLSQLEQEEVSREGIVFPQYQNPGRQYAFKTWEMIEMIFSQPTCRKDTSKTMSLHRSHTRKNSFKCNSLQEESSHTSIVNQYALIHLTKKSYFRKPPPAVLSDYSYVKQHKHLHHTSKSYECYQSDKNCIQCSDIRQYNVTPIGEKTHECHLGGKAFTTSSSLKQHERFHTGEKLQECHLCGKDFIQSSSLKKYERTHTGEKPHECHLCKKAFSQHFHLRQHERTHIGGKTHECHLCGKAFTTLSSLKQHERCHTGGKPHECHLCGKTYSHYTSLKYHERTHTGEKPHECHLCGKAFIQSSSLKRHERTHTGGKPHECHLCKKALSQHSHLQQHERTHTRGKTHECHLCGKAFTTLSSLKQHERCHTGGKPHECHLCGKTYSHYTSLKYHERTHTGEKPHECHLCGKAFIQSSSLKRHERTHTGGKPHECHLCKKALSQHSHLQQHERTHTRGKTHECHLCGKAFTTLSSLKQHERCHTGGKPHECHLCGKTYSHYISLKYHERTHTGEKPHECHLCGKAFIQLCNLKQHERTHTGEKPHECHLCGKTIHQTNLKRHVRTHTGEKPHECHLCGKAFIQLGNLKQHVRTHTGEKPHECHLCGKAFSQYASLQQHMGIHTGEKPYECCLCGKTFTFRFALRRHERIHARQKS; this is encoded by the exons ATGCCAGCTCAGGTTTTGGCAATGCAATCACAT gCATTAGTGACCTTCAAGGATGTGTCTgtagacttcacccaggaagagtgggaccTGTTAGACACAACCCAAAGAAAGCTGTTCAGtgaagtgatgctggagaatatcagtAACCTTGTCTCAGTAG GATATCAAGTCTGCAAAAGAGATGTGCTTTCCCAGTTGGAACAGGAAGAAGTGTCGAGAGAAGGAATAGTTTTTCCTCAATACCAGAATCCAG GAAGGCAATATGCctttaaaacatgggaaatgatagaaatgatattcagTCAGCCTACCTGTAGGAAAGACACTTCTAAAACCATGTCATTG CACAGATCTCACACCCGaaagaattcctttaaatgtaaTTCTTTGCAAGAAGAGTCCTCTCACACATCCATAGTGAACCAATATGCACTGATTCACTTAacaaagaaatcctatttcaggAAACCACCTCCAGCAGTCCTCAGTGACTATTCATATGTTAAACAACATAAGCATCTTCACcatacaagtaaatcatatgaatgcTACCAAAGTGATAAAAATTGTATCCAGTGCTCTGACATCAGGCAATACAATGTAACTCCCATTGGAGAGAAaacccatgaatgtcatctaggtgggaaagccttcactacatcctcttcccttaaacAGCATGAGAGatttcacactggagaaaaactgcaagaatgtcatctttgtggtaAAGACTTCATTCAGTCATCTTCCCTCAAAAAATacgaaagaactcacactggagagaaaccccatgaatgtcatctatgcaagaaagctttcagtcaacatTTCCATCTTcgacaacatgaaagaactcacattGGAGGGAAAACCCATGAATGccatctctgtgggaaagccttcactacattatcttcccttaaacaacatgagagatgtcacactggaggaaaaccacatgaatgtcatctgtgtgggAAAACCTATAGTCATTATACTTCCCTTAAatatcatgagagaactcacactggagagaaaccccatgaatgtcatctttgtgggaaagccttcattcagtCATCTTCCCTCAaaagacatgaaagaactcacactggagggaaaccccatgaatgtcatctatgcaAGAAAGCTCTCAGTCAACATTCCCATCTTCagcaacatgaaagaactcacactagAGGGAAAACCCATGAATGccatctctgtgggaaagccttcactacattatcttcccttaaacaacatgagagatgtcacactggaggaaaaccacatgaatgtcatctgtgtgggAAAACCTATAGTCATTATACTTCCCTTAAatatcatgagagaactcacactggagagaaaccccatgaatgtcatctttgtgggaaagccttcattcagtCATCTTCCCTCAaaagacatgaaagaactcacactggagggaaaccccatgaatgtcatctatgcaAGAAAGCTCTCAGTCAACATTCCCATCTTCagcaacatgaaagaactcacactagAGGGAAAACCCATGAATGccatctctgtgggaaagccttcactacattatcttcccttaaacaacatgagagatgtcacactggaggaaaaccacatgaatgtcatctgtgtgggAAAACCTATAGTCATTATATTTCCCTTAAatatcatgagagaactcacactggagagaaaccccatgaatgtcatctttgtgggaaggCCTTCATTCAACTATGTAacctaaaacaacatgaaagaactcacactggagagaaaccccatgaatgtcatctatgtgggaaaaccATTCACCAAACTAACCTAAAGCGacatgtgagaactcacactggagagaaacctcatgaatgtcatctatgtgggaaagccttcattcaactaGGTAACCTAAAACaacatgtgagaactcacactggagagaaaccccatgaatgtcacctttgtgggaaagccttcagtcaataTGCTAGTCTTCAACAACATATgggaattcacactggagagaaaccctatgaatgttgTCTATGTGGGAAAACTTTCACTTTTCGTTTTGCCCTCAGGAGACATGAGAGAATTCATGCTAGACAGAAATCATAA
- the LOC101422657 gene encoding zinc finger protein 709-like isoform X2: MNKGENFNQALVTFKDVSVDFTQEEWDLLDTTQRKLFSEVMLENISNLVSVGYQVCKRDVLSQLEQEEVSREGIVFPQYQNPGRQYAFKTWEMIEMIFSQPTCRKDTSKTMSLHRSHTRKNSFKCNSLQEESSHTSIVNQYALIHLTKKSYFRKPPPAVLSDYSYVKQHKHLHHTSKSYECYQSDKNCIQCSDIRQYNVTPIGEKTHECHLGGKAFTTSSSLKQHERFHTGEKLQECHLCGKDFIQSSSLKKYERTHTGEKPHECHLCKKAFSQHFHLRQHERTHIGGKTHECHLCGKAFTTLSSLKQHERCHTGGKPHECHLCGKTYSHYTSLKYHERTHTGEKPHECHLCGKAFIQSSSLKRHERTHTGGKPHECHLCKKALSQHSHLQQHERTHTRGKTHECHLCGKAFTTLSSLKQHERCHTGGKPHECHLCGKTYSHYTSLKYHERTHTGEKPHECHLCGKAFIQSSSLKRHERTHTGGKPHECHLCKKALSQHSHLQQHERTHTRGKTHECHLCGKAFTTLSSLKQHERCHTGGKPHECHLCGKTYSHYISLKYHERTHTGEKPHECHLCGKAFIQLCNLKQHERTHTGEKPHECHLCGKTIHQTNLKRHVRTHTGEKPHECHLCGKAFIQLGNLKQHVRTHTGEKPHECHLCGKAFSQYASLQQHMGIHTGEKPYECCLCGKTFTFRFALRRHERIHARQKS; this comes from the exons ATGAAtaagggagagaattttaacCAG gCATTAGTGACCTTCAAGGATGTGTCTgtagacttcacccaggaagagtgggaccTGTTAGACACAACCCAAAGAAAGCTGTTCAGtgaagtgatgctggagaatatcagtAACCTTGTCTCAGTAG GATATCAAGTCTGCAAAAGAGATGTGCTTTCCCAGTTGGAACAGGAAGAAGTGTCGAGAGAAGGAATAGTTTTTCCTCAATACCAGAATCCAG GAAGGCAATATGCctttaaaacatgggaaatgatagaaatgatattcagTCAGCCTACCTGTAGGAAAGACACTTCTAAAACCATGTCATTG CACAGATCTCACACCCGaaagaattcctttaaatgtaaTTCTTTGCAAGAAGAGTCCTCTCACACATCCATAGTGAACCAATATGCACTGATTCACTTAacaaagaaatcctatttcaggAAACCACCTCCAGCAGTCCTCAGTGACTATTCATATGTTAAACAACATAAGCATCTTCACcatacaagtaaatcatatgaatgcTACCAAAGTGATAAAAATTGTATCCAGTGCTCTGACATCAGGCAATACAATGTAACTCCCATTGGAGAGAAaacccatgaatgtcatctaggtgggaaagccttcactacatcctcttcccttaaacAGCATGAGAGatttcacactggagaaaaactgcaagaatgtcatctttgtggtaAAGACTTCATTCAGTCATCTTCCCTCAAAAAATacgaaagaactcacactggagagaaaccccatgaatgtcatctatgcaagaaagctttcagtcaacatTTCCATCTTcgacaacatgaaagaactcacattGGAGGGAAAACCCATGAATGccatctctgtgggaaagccttcactacattatcttcccttaaacaacatgagagatgtcacactggaggaaaaccacatgaatgtcatctgtgtgggAAAACCTATAGTCATTATACTTCCCTTAAatatcatgagagaactcacactggagagaaaccccatgaatgtcatctttgtgggaaagccttcattcagtCATCTTCCCTCAaaagacatgaaagaactcacactggagggaaaccccatgaatgtcatctatgcaAGAAAGCTCTCAGTCAACATTCCCATCTTCagcaacatgaaagaactcacactagAGGGAAAACCCATGAATGccatctctgtgggaaagccttcactacattatcttcccttaaacaacatgagagatgtcacactggaggaaaaccacatgaatgtcatctgtgtgggAAAACCTATAGTCATTATACTTCCCTTAAatatcatgagagaactcacactggagagaaaccccatgaatgtcatctttgtgggaaagccttcattcagtCATCTTCCCTCAaaagacatgaaagaactcacactggagggaaaccccatgaatgtcatctatgcaAGAAAGCTCTCAGTCAACATTCCCATCTTCagcaacatgaaagaactcacactagAGGGAAAACCCATGAATGccatctctgtgggaaagccttcactacattatcttcccttaaacaacatgagagatgtcacactggaggaaaaccacatgaatgtcatctgtgtgggAAAACCTATAGTCATTATATTTCCCTTAAatatcatgagagaactcacactggagagaaaccccatgaatgtcatctttgtgggaaggCCTTCATTCAACTATGTAacctaaaacaacatgaaagaactcacactggagagaaaccccatgaatgtcatctatgtgggaaaaccATTCACCAAACTAACCTAAAGCGacatgtgagaactcacactggagagaaacctcatgaatgtcatctatgtgggaaagccttcattcaactaGGTAACCTAAAACaacatgtgagaactcacactggagagaaaccccatgaatgtcacctttgtgggaaagccttcagtcaataTGCTAGTCTTCAACAACATATgggaattcacactggagagaaaccctatgaatgttgTCTATGTGGGAAAACTTTCACTTTTCGTTTTGCCCTCAGGAGACATGAGAGAATTCATGCTAGACAGAAATCATAA